Proteins from a genomic interval of Bifidobacterium longum subsp. infantis ATCC 15697 = JCM 1222 = DSM 20088:
- a CDS encoding ATP-binding protein — MMQATDVQMIADRWMLESRRLINWGSYEGYHEFRPSTDHKLPVTLLAGASESGKSTLVDAQISLLYPTGTPFNKASNSGRSERSDYTYLRGMVGVGSTETGDEPLYLRGRDENGAPQPVWGAIVDTYRNQTTGQVLSCAKFLYLMPGDGRGDVRRQYVVWGKPVDPRRMDQYRDAPFTPAQLKATYPDCLTFPSAEAFHTHIWSAMGLSEAACRLLHKIQSADAPSRLDDIFKQGVLGVPEALGLARTTVEDYERYDGNFHAMDEKTRRMDTLRGIQQAYGEYAAARGKARAFEPVKPAVDGTVPAVLRDWALARMRGEVAVQLPADRAEQQNSEAEAKLLRRRTEDLRTRLDMIRGQMQGLDGGNLTRLELELDQARRTLEDVQANRTRIEQTFASIGETLPGNEQAWNERRINAVNFKREYNKRDGECEEALTAAINARAGARGDLERLQRDFDRQRSQRTRISQQMDETRAMLCRATGLTPAELPYVAELMDVNEHEEDWRLAMNVAYAPIAQTILVDKRHEQGFAAKVSTIDPRTMPRHTWQFVDTARHYDDTGAHANILTGEQDGDWLSGKLRYRDDSPFADWLRSQTQAERFDALCVTAIDDTDRTNRQVQADGQIKSGARGQHGTKDRAQVIGFVNETYLNALAAQVDAARNALSQADTDYTAAKTQSDNLHRELELANQLAYTSWERIDITGAQRTITDTQDAIASIKNDPKLAELAKQRDELNAELDRVERQRIESDQAAARAGSAVEAALIWLRDHADTGTTDAAGVIADSGDDDNATTGPLPDEVTAVLTESYDNRFAGLADAAMRAHMIIGAGVAGTRAPGESFPERTIAGIGKDMTSRIDLLNGQADAARTGVESKMSTYIALYAADDDSLTASVEDYRYYLDELASLTQLAAVAATDAEYRRCLEQLLRSFLTIKRAIDTDASDIHDQLDRINAMLKGQQFGPKHGSLSLHADVRRPERAFWTQLIRVIGTLNDWKSADVNDSDASRKAFAACAPMVGLLRAELAQVKDANGVKSYGARNLDPRCRSSFYAIVHHADGPDERITSTGGRSGGALQELTSFVYGAALIYLLGGGLTSEPSYTTLFLDEALIKADGRYTQRALAVLPRLGFQVIVSAPESKTGEILEVSTKAYVTYKDPDTGLTSLREAVLHQNDMDDESSSDILKDDGVAE; from the coding sequence ATGATGCAGGCGACAGACGTGCAGATGATCGCGGACCGGTGGATGCTGGAATCCCGCCGACTCATCAACTGGGGCTCCTATGAGGGCTACCACGAATTCCGCCCCTCCACGGACCACAAGCTGCCGGTGACCCTGCTCGCCGGCGCCAGCGAATCCGGCAAATCCACGCTGGTCGACGCGCAGATCTCCCTGCTGTACCCAACCGGCACGCCGTTCAACAAGGCCTCGAACTCCGGCCGCTCCGAACGCAGCGACTACACCTACCTGCGCGGCATGGTCGGCGTGGGCAGCACCGAAACCGGCGACGAGCCGCTCTACCTGCGCGGCCGCGACGAGAACGGCGCACCGCAACCCGTGTGGGGCGCCATCGTGGACACCTATCGCAACCAGACCACCGGCCAGGTGCTCTCCTGCGCCAAATTCCTCTACCTGATGCCCGGCGACGGCCGCGGTGACGTGCGCCGCCAGTACGTGGTCTGGGGCAAGCCCGTGGACCCCAGGCGCATGGACCAATACCGTGACGCCCCGTTCACGCCGGCCCAGCTCAAAGCCACCTACCCCGACTGCCTCACATTCCCCAGCGCCGAAGCGTTCCACACACACATCTGGAGCGCAATGGGCCTGAGCGAGGCCGCCTGCCGACTGCTGCACAAGATCCAGTCCGCCGACGCGCCCTCCCGGCTCGACGACATCTTCAAACAAGGCGTGCTCGGCGTGCCCGAAGCCCTGGGCCTGGCCCGCACCACGGTCGAGGACTACGAACGTTACGACGGGAACTTCCACGCCATGGACGAGAAAACCCGCCGCATGGACACGCTGCGCGGCATCCAACAGGCCTACGGCGAATACGCCGCCGCACGCGGCAAGGCCCGCGCCTTCGAACCGGTCAAGCCGGCCGTCGACGGCACGGTGCCGGCCGTGCTGCGCGACTGGGCATTGGCCCGCATGCGTGGCGAAGTCGCCGTCCAACTGCCCGCCGACCGCGCCGAACAACAGAACAGCGAGGCGGAAGCCAAGCTGCTGCGCCGCCGAACCGAAGACCTGCGCACCCGCCTCGACATGATCCGAGGCCAGATGCAGGGTCTGGACGGCGGCAACCTGACCCGACTCGAACTCGAACTCGACCAGGCCCGCCGCACCCTCGAAGACGTGCAAGCCAACCGAACACGAATCGAACAAACGTTCGCATCCATCGGCGAGACGCTGCCCGGCAACGAACAGGCCTGGAACGAGCGCCGCATCAACGCCGTGAACTTCAAACGCGAATACAACAAACGAGACGGCGAATGCGAGGAAGCCCTCACCGCCGCCATCAACGCGCGGGCCGGCGCACGCGGCGACCTCGAACGACTGCAACGCGACTTCGACCGGCAACGCTCCCAGCGCACCCGCATCTCCCAGCAGATGGACGAAACCCGCGCCATGCTCTGCCGCGCCACCGGACTCACCCCCGCCGAACTGCCGTACGTGGCCGAACTTATGGACGTGAACGAACACGAGGAAGACTGGCGTCTCGCCATGAACGTCGCCTACGCGCCCATCGCCCAGACCATCCTCGTCGACAAGCGCCACGAACAGGGCTTCGCCGCCAAAGTCAGCACCATCGACCCGCGCACCATGCCCCGACACACCTGGCAGTTCGTGGACACCGCACGCCACTACGACGACACCGGCGCGCACGCGAACATACTCACCGGAGAACAGGACGGCGACTGGCTGTCCGGCAAACTGCGCTACCGCGACGACTCGCCCTTCGCCGACTGGCTGCGCTCGCAGACCCAGGCCGAACGATTCGACGCCCTATGCGTCACCGCCATCGACGACACCGACCGCACCAACCGTCAGGTGCAGGCCGACGGTCAGATCAAATCCGGCGCACGCGGCCAGCACGGCACCAAAGACCGCGCCCAGGTCATCGGATTCGTCAACGAAACCTACCTCAACGCGCTCGCAGCGCAGGTCGACGCCGCCCGCAACGCGCTCAGCCAAGCCGACACCGACTACACGGCCGCCAAAACACAGTCCGATAACCTCCACCGCGAACTCGAACTGGCCAACCAGCTCGCCTACACGTCATGGGAACGCATCGACATCACCGGCGCGCAACGGACCATCACGGACACGCAGGACGCCATCGCATCCATCAAAAACGATCCCAAACTCGCCGAACTCGCCAAACAGCGCGACGAACTGAACGCCGAACTCGACCGTGTGGAACGCCAGCGCATCGAATCCGACCAGGCCGCGGCCCGCGCCGGCAGCGCCGTCGAAGCGGCGCTCATCTGGCTGCGCGACCATGCCGACACCGGCACGACGGACGCCGCCGGTGTCATCGCCGACAGCGGCGATGACGATAACGCCACCACCGGCCCACTGCCGGACGAAGTCACGGCGGTGCTCACCGAATCCTACGACAACCGATTCGCCGGATTGGCGGACGCCGCCATGCGCGCACACATGATCATCGGCGCGGGCGTGGCCGGAACGAGGGCGCCGGGGGAGAGTTTCCCCGAACGCACCATCGCCGGCATCGGCAAGGACATGACCTCCCGCATCGATCTGCTGAACGGCCAGGCCGACGCCGCGCGTACCGGCGTCGAATCGAAAATGAGCACCTACATCGCGCTCTACGCGGCCGACGACGACTCGCTGACCGCCAGCGTGGAGGACTACCGGTACTATCTCGACGAACTCGCCAGCCTCACCCAGCTGGCCGCGGTCGCCGCCACCGACGCCGAATACCGGCGCTGCCTCGAACAGCTGCTCAGGAGCTTCCTGACCATCAAACGCGCCATCGACACGGATGCCAGCGACATCCACGACCAGCTTGACCGCATCAACGCCATGCTCAAAGGCCAACAGTTCGGTCCCAAGCACGGCAGCCTGTCCCTGCACGCGGACGTGCGCCGTCCCGAGCGCGCCTTCTGGACGCAGCTCATCCGCGTCATCGGCACCCTGAACGATTGGAAATCCGCCGACGTCAACGATTCCGACGCCTCGCGCAAGGCCTTCGCGGCCTGTGCGCCGATGGTCGGGCTGCTGCGCGCCGAACTCGCGCAGGTCAAGGACGCGAACGGCGTGAAAAGCTACGGCGCCCGCAATCTCGACCCGCGCTGCCGCTCGTCCTTCTACGCCATCGTGCATCATGCCGACGGTCCGGACGAACGCATCACCTCCACCGGTGGTCGCTCGGGCGGCGCCTTGCAGGAGCTCACCTCATTCGTATACGGCGCGGCGCTCATCTACCTGCTCGGCGGCGGCCTGACCAGCGAACCCTCGTACACCACGCTGTTCCTCGACGAGGCGCTCATCAAGGCCGACGGCCGTTACACGCAGCGCGCCCTCGCGGTGCTGCCGCGCCTCGGATTCCAGGTCATCGTCTCCGCCCCGGAAAGCAAGACCGGCGAAATCCTCGAGGTCTCCACCAAGGCCTACGTGACCTACAAGGACCCCGACACCGGCCTCACCTCCCTGCGCGAGGCCGTGCTGCACCAGAATGACATGGATGATGAATCATCGTCGGATATATTGAAGGATGACGGGGTTGCCGAATGA
- the uvrA gene encoding excinuclease ABC subunit UvrA: MAVAATRTGARRATSATGAKSSKGKNGEVIVEKVMTSDSFLSREIKKAPLIEHDGSLVADISHIPNDLKITIQGAREHNLKNVDLAIPRNRMVVFTGLSGSGKSSLAFDTLFAEGQRRYVESLSAYARQFLGQMDKPDVDFIEGLSPAVSIDQKTTNRNPRSTVGTITEIYDYLRLLFARTGIPHCPECGEPVASQTPQQIVDTLLGYPERTRFQILAPVVKGRKGEFVDMIELLRSDGYARALIDGEMTQLSDDIKLTKQKKHTIEVVVDRLVVKDGIRQRLTDSVETALKLANGSIVIDFVDEEEGSPARRQPFSEHRSCPNGHTLELDEVEPRTFSFNAPYGACPACTGLGFKLEIDPDLIISDPDKSLADGVIEPWSGTKMTAQYYGHILEGLAKEMGFSMKTPWKDLPDDVKHDILYGHDFKVNVSYRNRWGRLREYSTGFEGVIRTLMRRHDETDSQSMREYYESYMREVPCQVCHGRRLKPEVLAVTVDGKSIFDVCDMPVVRELAWINGLKLEGSAQLIAGEVLKEIKARLGFLNDVGLDYLTLSRAAATLSGGEAQRIRLATQIGSGLVGVMYVLDEPSIGLHQRDNERLIETLHHLRDLGNTLIVVEHDEDTIRRADWVVDIGPGAGEHGGEVIYSGPAKHLIEAKRSITGDYIAHRREIAVPAKRRKIHKTQVLKVVGVRENNLKNIDVSFPLGVLTVVTGVSGSGKSSLVNTILYPVLADKLNGARIVPGRHRRVEGVDQVRKVIHVDQNPIGRTPRSNPATYTGVWDKIRTLFAKTPEAQVRGYGPGRFSFNVKGGRCEACHGDGTLKIEMNFLPDVYVDCEVCHGKRYNRETLEVTYNGKTVADILNMPIEEAADFFKAYTGISRYLKTLVDVGLGYIRLGQPAPTLSGGESQRVKLATELQRRSDGKTVYILDEPTTGLHFEDVNKLLKVLQSLVDKGNTVIVIEHNLDVIKEADWLIDLGPEGGDGGGTIVTQGTPEQVAECESSWTGKFLKPML, from the coding sequence GTGGCTGTGGCGGCAACGCGGACTGGCGCAAGGCGCGCAACAAGCGCAACGGGCGCGAAAAGCAGCAAGGGCAAGAATGGTGAGGTCATCGTCGAAAAGGTGATGACCAGCGACTCCTTCCTGAGCCGGGAGATCAAAAAGGCGCCGCTGATCGAACACGATGGTTCGCTGGTAGCTGATATCTCGCACATCCCGAACGATCTCAAGATCACGATTCAGGGTGCGCGCGAACACAACCTCAAGAATGTCGATCTGGCGATTCCACGCAACCGTATGGTCGTGTTCACCGGCCTGTCCGGTTCCGGCAAATCCTCGCTCGCGTTTGACACCCTGTTCGCCGAAGGCCAGCGACGCTACGTCGAATCCCTGTCCGCCTACGCCCGCCAGTTCCTGGGTCAGATGGACAAGCCCGACGTTGACTTCATCGAGGGCCTGAGCCCGGCCGTCTCCATCGACCAGAAGACCACCAACCGCAACCCGCGTTCTACCGTCGGCACCATCACCGAAATCTACGATTACCTGCGACTGCTCTTCGCCCGCACCGGCATCCCGCACTGCCCCGAATGCGGCGAGCCCGTCGCCTCCCAGACCCCGCAGCAGATCGTCGACACACTGCTCGGCTATCCGGAGCGCACGCGATTCCAGATTCTCGCGCCCGTGGTCAAGGGCCGCAAGGGCGAGTTCGTGGACATGATCGAGCTGCTGCGCTCCGACGGCTACGCCCGCGCGCTCATCGACGGCGAGATGACGCAGCTGTCCGACGACATCAAACTCACCAAGCAGAAGAAGCACACCATCGAGGTCGTGGTCGACCGACTCGTGGTCAAGGACGGTATCCGCCAACGTTTGACTGATTCGGTGGAAACCGCCCTCAAGCTCGCCAACGGCAGCATCGTCATCGACTTCGTGGACGAGGAGGAAGGCAGCCCGGCCCGCCGCCAGCCGTTCTCCGAACACCGCAGCTGCCCGAACGGGCACACGCTCGAACTCGACGAGGTCGAGCCGCGCACCTTCTCCTTCAACGCCCCCTACGGCGCCTGCCCCGCCTGCACCGGTCTCGGCTTCAAACTGGAAATCGACCCGGACCTCATCATCTCCGACCCGGACAAGTCACTGGCCGACGGCGTCATCGAACCGTGGAGCGGCACCAAGATGACCGCCCAGTACTACGGCCACATCCTCGAAGGTCTGGCCAAGGAAATGGGCTTCTCCATGAAGACTCCCTGGAAGGACCTGCCGGACGACGTCAAGCACGACATCCTCTACGGCCACGACTTCAAGGTCAACGTCTCCTACCGCAATCGCTGGGGACGCCTGCGCGAATACTCCACCGGCTTCGAAGGCGTGATCCGCACGCTCATGCGCCGCCACGACGAAACCGATTCGCAGTCCATGCGCGAATACTACGAGTCGTACATGCGCGAAGTGCCCTGCCAGGTCTGCCACGGACGCCGTCTGAAGCCCGAAGTGCTCGCTGTCACTGTGGACGGCAAATCCATCTTCGACGTGTGTGACATGCCCGTCGTACGCGAACTCGCCTGGATCAACGGCCTGAAACTCGAAGGCTCGGCACAGCTGATCGCCGGCGAAGTGCTCAAGGAGATCAAGGCCCGACTCGGCTTCCTGAACGACGTCGGCCTCGACTACCTGACCCTCTCGCGCGCGGCCGCCACCCTGTCCGGCGGCGAGGCGCAGCGCATCCGACTCGCCACGCAGATCGGCTCCGGTCTGGTCGGCGTCATGTACGTGCTCGACGAGCCGTCCATCGGCCTGCACCAGCGTGACAACGAACGCCTCATCGAAACCCTGCACCACCTGCGCGATCTCGGCAACACGCTGATTGTCGTCGAACACGACGAGGACACGATACGCCGTGCCGACTGGGTGGTCGACATCGGCCCCGGAGCCGGCGAACACGGCGGCGAAGTCATCTACTCCGGCCCCGCCAAGCACCTCATAGAAGCCAAGCGCTCCATCACCGGCGACTACATCGCCCACCGGCGAGAGATTGCCGTGCCCGCCAAGCGCCGCAAGATCCACAAGACCCAGGTGCTCAAAGTCGTGGGTGTCCGCGAGAACAACCTCAAGAACATCGACGTGAGCTTCCCGCTCGGCGTGCTCACCGTGGTCACCGGCGTCTCCGGCTCCGGCAAATCCTCGCTGGTCAACACGATCCTCTACCCGGTGCTCGCCGACAAGCTCAACGGTGCACGCATCGTACCCGGCCGCCACAGGCGCGTGGAAGGCGTGGACCAGGTGCGCAAGGTGATCCACGTCGACCAGAACCCGATCGGCCGCACGCCGCGATCCAACCCCGCCACCTACACCGGTGTGTGGGACAAGATCCGCACCCTGTTCGCCAAGACTCCCGAAGCCCAGGTGCGCGGCTACGGCCCCGGCCGCTTCAGTTTCAACGTCAAAGGCGGCCGATGTGAGGCCTGCCACGGTGATGGCACGCTGAAGATCGAAATGAACTTCCTGCCCGACGTCTACGTGGACTGCGAGGTCTGCCACGGCAAACGATACAACCGCGAGACTCTCGAAGTCACGTACAACGGCAAGACCGTGGCCGACATCCTCAACATGCCCATCGAGGAGGCCGCCGACTTCTTCAAGGCGTACACCGGCATCTCCCGATACCTGAAGACCCTCGTGGACGTCGGCCTCGGCTACATCCGACTCGGCCAGCCCGCACCCACCCTGTCCGGCGGCGAATCGCAGCGCGTCAAGCTTGCCACCGAGCTGCAGCGCCGATCCGACGGCAAAACCGTGTACATCCTCGACGAGCCGACCACCGGCCTGCACTTCGAAGACGTGAACAAGCTGCTCAAGGTGCTGCAGTCCCTGGTGGACAAGGGCAATACGGTCATCGTCATCGAACATAATCTGGATGTGATCAAGGAGGCCGACTGGCTGATCGATCTCGGTCCGGAGGGCGGCGACGGAGGCGGCACCATCGTCACGCAGGGCACGCCCGAACAGGTTGCCGAATGCGAATCCTCATGGACCGGCAAGTTCCTGAAGCCCATGCTTTAG
- the uvrC gene encoding excinuclease ABC subunit UvrC — protein sequence MTNDIERHSPDEWRKTAAALMPESVAVGAGETTAKVNANGAPLLGDSRDLFRPKTSDIPTKPGVYKWRDGEGRVIYVGKAKNLRNRLTNYFQPLYLLHPRTQTMVLTARSLEWTVVATELESLTLEYTWIKEFDPRFNVQFRDDKTYPYLAVSTGERIPRVWVTRSRKRRDTRYFGPYAKVWELRHSLDRLLRTFPVRTCTTSVFHKAQLTGRPCLFASIGKCSAPCVNRIEADEHRRLCEQLVGVMTGRLGRPYIAQLTRDMKEASAELEFEKAARLRDQIQMLETVVQQNAVVFDQDVDADVFGFASDELEASVHAFYVRAGSIRGERNWSVERVEDIDDADLMADLLAQVYSDAAGDNHPQSAATISTNREAIGSTQTITAADAVARAQATRERNTRQETTGRADLLAPIAPVPREIIVPVEPARREELEGWLTNLRGGAVTIRVASRGDKKQLMGRANENASQALQRSKMSRISDMGARTQAMNDVAKALGLAEAPLRIECYDISNTVGGAFQVSSMVVFEDAIAKKSEYRRFAIRGKDGKGAVGDLSALYETLTRRFKHGNIAGDSGESIDAEQRAASAAGKMTTAVAAETIAANGNDNGENGSDISGKGHAVPDGVQNDTRETSPDIVQQNTNRHHFAYKPNLVVVDGGKPQVMAAAKALEDCGVNDVAVCGLAKRLEEVWVPDDDYPIILKRQSEGMYLLQRVRDESHRFAITYHRQQRRKGALRSALDEIPGIGKSYQKRLLNHFGSVKAMREASVEDFEKVKGIGHAKAEALYNALHEQ from the coding sequence ATGACGAACGATATTGAGCGGCATAGTCCGGATGAGTGGCGGAAGACTGCGGCGGCGTTAATGCCGGAAAGCGTAGCTGTGGGTGCCGGGGAAACGACGGCGAAGGTGAATGCGAATGGGGCACCTTTGCTGGGGGATTCTCGCGACCTGTTCCGACCCAAGACCTCGGATATTCCCACCAAACCCGGTGTGTACAAATGGCGCGACGGGGAAGGGCGCGTCATTTATGTGGGCAAGGCGAAGAACCTGCGCAACAGGCTCACCAATTATTTCCAGCCGCTGTATCTGCTGCATCCGCGCACGCAGACCATGGTGCTGACCGCACGCAGTCTGGAGTGGACGGTCGTCGCCACCGAACTGGAATCACTGACGTTGGAATACACGTGGATCAAGGAATTCGACCCACGGTTCAACGTGCAGTTCCGCGACGACAAGACCTATCCGTATCTCGCGGTCAGCACGGGGGAGCGAATTCCGCGCGTGTGGGTCACTCGGTCGCGCAAACGTCGGGATACCCGGTATTTCGGCCCCTATGCCAAAGTATGGGAATTACGGCACAGCCTTGACCGGCTGTTGCGCACGTTCCCGGTCCGCACCTGCACCACCAGCGTATTCCACAAGGCGCAACTGACCGGACGGCCATGCCTGTTCGCCTCCATCGGCAAATGCTCCGCACCCTGCGTGAACCGTATCGAAGCGGACGAACACCGGCGGCTGTGCGAACAGCTGGTCGGCGTGATGACCGGACGACTCGGACGGCCCTACATCGCCCAGTTGACCCGCGACATGAAAGAGGCCAGCGCCGAACTCGAATTCGAGAAAGCCGCCCGACTGCGCGACCAGATCCAAATGCTGGAAACCGTGGTGCAACAGAACGCCGTCGTCTTCGACCAGGATGTGGACGCGGACGTGTTCGGCTTCGCCAGCGACGAGCTCGAAGCCTCAGTGCACGCCTTTTATGTGCGCGCCGGCTCGATTCGCGGCGAACGCAATTGGAGCGTCGAACGAGTTGAGGACATCGATGACGCCGACTTGATGGCCGACCTTCTGGCGCAGGTGTATTCGGACGCCGCCGGGGACAATCACCCCCAGTCGGCCGCGACCATCTCCACCAATCGCGAGGCCATCGGCTCCACGCAAACCATCACGGCCGCGGACGCTGTGGCACGCGCCCAGGCCACCCGAGAACGCAACACCCGTCAGGAGACCACCGGACGCGCGGACCTGCTGGCACCCATCGCACCGGTACCGCGCGAAATCATCGTGCCCGTCGAACCGGCCCGCCGTGAGGAACTCGAAGGCTGGCTGACCAATCTGCGCGGGGGAGCGGTGACCATCCGTGTGGCCTCGCGAGGCGACAAGAAGCAGCTCATGGGCCGCGCCAATGAGAACGCCAGCCAAGCACTGCAGCGCAGCAAGATGAGCCGCATCTCCGACATGGGCGCACGCACCCAGGCCATGAACGATGTGGCCAAGGCATTGGGACTCGCGGAAGCCCCGCTGCGCATCGAATGCTACGACATTTCGAACACTGTGGGCGGTGCCTTCCAGGTGTCCTCCATGGTGGTGTTCGAAGACGCGATCGCCAAGAAATCCGAATACCGACGCTTCGCCATCCGAGGCAAGGACGGCAAAGGCGCGGTGGGTGATCTGTCCGCACTTTACGAGACGCTCACCCGCCGCTTCAAGCACGGCAACATCGCCGGCGACTCCGGCGAAAGCATCGACGCGGAACAGCGCGCGGCCTCGGCCGCCGGCAAGATGACCACTGCCGTGGCGGCGGAGACAATCGCTGCGAACGGTAACGACAATGGTGAGAACGGTTCCGACATCAGTGGCAAGGGGCACGCGGTGCCGGACGGAGTGCAGAACGATACACGGGAAACTTCGCCCGACATCGTCCAGCAGAACACAAACCGGCATCACTTTGCCTACAAGCCGAACCTGGTGGTGGTCGACGGCGGCAAGCCGCAGGTCATGGCCGCCGCCAAGGCGCTCGAGGACTGTGGCGTGAACGACGTGGCCGTCTGCGGACTGGCCAAACGCTTGGAAGAGGTGTGGGTGCCGGACGACGACTATCCGATCATCCTCAAACGCCAGTCCGAAGGCATGTATCTGCTGCAGCGTGTACGCGACGAATCCCACCGCTTCGCCATCACCTACCACCGCCAACAGCGGCGCAAAGGCGCCCTGCGCAGCGCGCTCGACGAGATTCCAGGCATCGGCAAAAGCTACCAGAAGCGGCTGCTCAACCACTTCGGCTCGGTCAAAGCCATGCGCGAAGCCAGTGTCGAGGACTTCGAGAAGGTCAAAGGCATCGGCCACGCCAAAGCCGAAGCGCTGTACAACGCGCTGCACGAGCAGTGA
- a CDS encoding shikimate dehydrogenase family protein, producing MANHRCAVLGKPVAHSLSPVLHNAAYRSLKLDDWLYDKHEVGEDDLDAFLKGLDSTWAGLSLTMPLKKAIQPYGVPENLWAKELKVANTAVFDWSVATDDPAWPNGKPDIKLYNTDVIGIQLAFDHANRELGEHHTASRSGAALIIGNGNTATSALAACCMMPEIGHIIVAARHPGKNTGLKPVAEKFVNVHNPYSEIELGDDQALLEAARNATYVINTIPGHAADNVADALTNAGTEPFSGLLLDVVYDPRPTKLMEAWRAHGGHAIGGEEMLLYQALVQVLLMTGIWDDDPPSDADQRLQDTTTEDDQLEIAMRKALEEAL from the coding sequence ATGGCCAATCATCGTTGCGCTGTACTCGGCAAACCCGTCGCGCACTCATTGTCACCCGTGCTCCACAACGCGGCCTACCGTTCGCTGAAACTCGACGATTGGCTGTACGACAAGCACGAAGTGGGAGAGGATGACCTCGACGCTTTCCTCAAAGGCCTCGACTCGACGTGGGCTGGCCTGAGCCTGACCATGCCGTTGAAAAAGGCCATCCAACCGTACGGTGTTCCGGAAAATCTGTGGGCCAAGGAACTGAAGGTGGCGAATACCGCGGTATTCGACTGGAGCGTGGCTACCGATGATCCCGCTTGGCCGAACGGCAAGCCAGACATCAAGCTATACAACACCGATGTCATCGGCATCCAACTCGCCTTCGACCATGCCAATCGCGAACTCGGCGAACACCACACCGCATCGAGAAGCGGCGCCGCGCTGATCATCGGCAATGGCAACACCGCCACTTCGGCGTTAGCCGCATGCTGCATGATGCCCGAAATCGGCCATATCATCGTCGCCGCCCGCCACCCCGGAAAAAACACCGGGCTTAAACCAGTGGCCGAGAAGTTCGTCAACGTGCATAACCCGTATAGCGAAATCGAATTAGGCGACGATCAGGCCCTGCTCGAGGCAGCCCGCAACGCCACCTATGTCATCAACACGATTCCCGGACATGCGGCCGACAACGTCGCGGATGCCCTCACCAATGCCGGAACCGAGCCATTCTCCGGACTGCTGCTGGACGTGGTCTACGATCCACGCCCCACCAAGCTCATGGAAGCCTGGCGCGCTCATGGCGGTCACGCCATCGGCGGTGAAGAAATGCTGCTGTACCAAGCTCTCGTACAGGTATTGCTGATGACCGGTATCTGGGATGACGACCCGCCCAGCGATGCCGACCAGCGTCTGCAGGACACCACCACCGAAGACGACCAGCTGGAGATCGCGATGCGCAAAGCTCTTGAGGAGGCGTTGTAA
- the rapZ gene encoding RNase adapter RapZ, with product MSQQTTIRDTGEAAATNAPANSATSTSTPDNQPTPLDAFEVLLITGMSGAGRSHAADCVEDMGWYVVDNLPPKLLIPLVDMMTTSGSGSGSGVHKLAAVIDVRSSYFDELAAVLGHLDDLGVKTHILFLDASNEVLIKRYESVRRPHPLQHGNRLIDGILEERHLLEDLKERADWVIDTSSLSIHQLSTKLYETMLGSGPTTVAVHIFSFGFKYGMPIDADFVADVRFLPNPFWVPNLRELTGHDKPVADYVLSSKGAKEFLDAYEKAIEIALEGYAQEDKHYVTIAVGCTGGQHRSVAMSEELARRLRAHGLNVTVSAREQHKRHSS from the coding sequence ATGAGTCAACAGACAACAATCCGCGATACCGGCGAGGCGGCCGCCACGAATGCGCCGGCGAATTCCGCGACATCCACATCGACTCCGGACAACCAGCCGACCCCGCTTGATGCCTTCGAAGTGCTGCTCATCACCGGTATGTCCGGCGCAGGCCGCTCTCATGCCGCTGACTGCGTGGAAGACATGGGATGGTATGTGGTCGACAACCTGCCTCCCAAACTGCTTATCCCGCTTGTCGACATGATGACCACCTCCGGTTCCGGATCGGGGTCGGGCGTCCACAAGCTTGCCGCCGTCATCGACGTGCGCTCCAGCTATTTCGACGAGCTGGCCGCCGTGCTCGGCCATCTGGATGATCTCGGCGTCAAAACCCATATTCTGTTCCTCGACGCCAGCAACGAAGTGCTCATCAAGCGCTATGAATCCGTGCGCCGCCCGCACCCGCTGCAGCACGGCAACCGACTGATCGACGGCATCCTTGAGGAACGTCACCTGCTGGAAGACCTCAAGGAGCGAGCCGACTGGGTCATCGACACCAGCTCCCTGAGCATCCACCAGCTGTCCACCAAACTCTACGAGACGATGCTCGGTTCAGGCCCCACCACCGTGGCGGTACACATCTTCAGCTTCGGCTTCAAATACGGCATGCCCATCGACGCCGATTTCGTGGCCGACGTGCGTTTTCTGCCCAACCCGTTCTGGGTGCCCAACCTGCGCGAGCTTACCGGGCACGACAAGCCGGTCGCCGACTACGTGCTTTCCAGCAAGGGTGCCAAGGAATTTCTCGACGCTTATGAGAAAGCTATCGAGATTGCGTTGGAAGGATACGCCCAGGAAGACAAGCACTACGTAACCATCGCCGTCGGCTGCACCGGTGGCCAGCACCGGTCGGTGGCGATGAGCGAGGAGCTGGCTCGCCGCTTACGCGCACATGGGCTCAACGTAACCGTTTCCGCGAGAGAACAGCACAAGCGTCACTCATCGTAA